Proteins from one Coregonus clupeaformis isolate EN_2021a chromosome 29, ASM2061545v1, whole genome shotgun sequence genomic window:
- the LOC121545200 gene encoding uncharacterized protein LOC121545200, whose translation MDYLQYLSQFGPLHPFSLLTMVPKDVLASWLITQMTGGSPVPGVAAYQILNQFQPNSAPATFQSNSSYGQDQDDFMDWKEGPQINNSNQVPCHQDVEPMDVDVDQQINNSNQVPCHQDVEPMDVDVDQQINNSNQVPCHQDVEPMDVDVVVEVKDNSQSVATWQATFWPSQSSAKGQGTVWHNQSAATTKTTVWPNQSAATTKTIVWPSQSATTTNTTVWPSQSAAATFWSSSQQNAAAFWPSSQTAAKQSSTSQTATSQTAVSNNQSAAFTKRDGGDKRSSSTHQDSDQDSDHKRRRM comes from the exons ATGGACTATCTCCAATATCTGAGCCAGTTTGGGCCCCTCCATCCCTTCTCATTGTTGACGATGGTTCCTAAGGACGTTCTTGCCTCATGGCTGATCACACAGATGACTGGAGGATCTCCCGTGCCTGGAGTGGCTGCCTACCAGATCCTGAACCAG TTCCAGCCCAACTCAGCCCCTGCCACCTTCCAGTCAAACTCCAGCTATGGACAAGACCAGGACGATTTTATGGACTGGAAAGAGGGGCCCCAGATCAACAACAGCAATCAAGTGCCTTGTCATCAGGATGTGGAGCCAATGGATGTCGATGTTGATCAACAGATCAACAACAGCAATCAAGTGCCTTGTCATCAGGATGTGGAGCCAATGGATGTCGATGTTGATCAACAGATCAACAACAGCAATCAAGTGCCTTGTCATCAGGATGTGGAGCCAATGGATGTCGATGTTGTTGTGGAGGTGAAAGACAACAGCCAATCAGTAGCCACTTGGCAGGCAACATTCTGGCCCAGCCAATCATCAGCTAAAGGCCAGGGAACAGTCTGGCACAACCAATCAGCAGCAACTACCAAGACAACAGTCTGGCCCAACCAATCAGCAGCCACTACCAAGACAATAGTCTGGCCCAGCCAATCAGCAACCACTACCAACACGACAGTCTGGCCCAGCCAATCAGCAGCCGCTACATTTTGGTCATCTAGCCAGCAGAATGCCGCTGCATTTTGGCCATCGAGCCAGACAGCCGCTAAACAATCATCCACTAGTCAGACAGCTACGAGCCAGACAGCAGTCTCCAACAACCAATCAGCAGCCTTCACTAAGAGAGATGGTGGTGATAAGAGGAGCAGCAGCACTCACCAGGACTCTGACCAGGACTCTGACCACAAGAGAAGGAGGATGTAA